The following are encoded in a window of Megalopta genalis isolate 19385.01 chromosome 6, iyMegGena1_principal, whole genome shotgun sequence genomic DNA:
- the EF1a-F2 gene encoding elongation factor 1-alpha F2, with amino-acid sequence MGKEKIHINIVVIGHVDSGKSTTTGHLIYKCGGIDKRTIEKFEKEAQEMGKGSFKYAWVLDKLKAERERGITIDIALWKFETSKYYVTIIDAPGHRDFIKNMITGTSQADCAVLIVAAGTGEFEAGISKNGQTREHALLAFTLGVKQLIVGVNKMDSTEPPYSEARFEEIKKEVSSYIKKIGYTPAAVAFVPISGWHGDNMLEVSSKMPWFKGWAVERKEGKAEGKCLIEALDAILPPTRPTDKALRLPLQDVYKIGGIGTVPVGRVETGVLKPGMVVTFAPAGLTTEVKSVEMHHEALTEAVPGDNVGFNVKNVSVKELRRGYVAGDSKNNPPKGAADFTAQVIVLNHPGQICNGYTPVLDCHTAHIACKFHKIIEKCDRRTGKTTEMEPKAIKSGDAAIVTLVPSKPMCVEAFQEFPPLGRFAVRDMRQTVAVGVIKAVTFKDATGKVTKAAEKAQKKK; translated from the exons ATGGGTAAGGAGAAGATTCATATTAATATAGTTGTCATCGGACACGTCGATTCCGGCAAATCCACCACTACCGGTCATTTGATCTACAAATGTGGTGGTATCGACAAACGTACCATCGAAAAATTCGAGAAGGAAGCCCAGGAG ATGGGCAAAGGTTCTTTCAAATATGCCTGGGTATTGGACAAGTTGAAGGCTGAACGTGAGCGTGGTATCACCATTGATATTGCCTTATGGAAATTCGAAACATCCAAGTACTATGTCACCATCATCGATGCCCCTGGACACAGAGATTTCATCAAAAACATGATTACTGGTACATCTCAGGCTGACTGTGCCGTATTAATTGTTGCTGCTGGTActggtgaatttgaagctggtATTTCGAAAAATGGACAAACCCGTGAGCATGCTCTGCTCGCTTTTACTCTTGGTGTAAAACAATTGATTGTTGGCGTGAACAAGATGGATTCTACTGAACCACCATACTCCGAAGCCCGATTTGAAGAAATCAAGAAGGAAGTATCGTCGTATATTAAGAAAATTGGTTACACTCCTGCCGCTGTTGCATTCGTGCCAATTTCTGGTTGGCATGGAGACAACATGTTGGAAGTTTCTTCCAAGATGCCTTGGTTCAAGGGATGGGCTGTCGAGCGCAAAGAAGGTAAGGCAGAAGGAAAATGCCTTATTGAGGCGCTTGATGCCATTCTTCCGCCTACGAGACCTACAGACAAGGCTCTCCGTCTTCCTCTTCAG GATGTATACAAAATTGGAGGTATTGGAACAGTACCCGTGGGTCGTGTTGAGACTGGCGTCTTGAAACCAGGTATGGTTGTCACATTCGCTCCTGCTGGTCTTACCACTGAAGTTAAGTCCGTTGAAATGCATCACGAAGCTTTGACGGAGGCTGTTCCTGGTGACAACGTTGGTTTCAACGTGAAGAACGTGTCGGTTAAAGAATTGCGTCGTGGTTATGTAGCTGGTGACTCGAAGAACAACCCTCCCAAAGGTGCTGCTGATTTCACCGCACAG GTTATCGTGCTGAATCATCCTGGCCAAATTTGCAATGGATACACTCCAGTGTTGGATTGCCACACTGCTCACATCGCCTGCAAGTTCCACAAAATCATCGAGAAGTGCGACCGTCGTACCGGAAAAACCACCGAAATGGAACCAAAAGCCATCAAATCTGGAGATGCCGCCATTGTCACGCTTGTTCCAAGCAAACCCATGTGCGTCGAAGCTTTCCAAGAATTCCCACCCTTGGGACGTTTCGCTGTTCGTGACATGCGTCAAACAGTGGCTGTAGGTGTCATCAAGGCTGTCACCTTCAAGGATGCCACGGGCAAGGTCACCAAGGCTGCCGAGAAAGCCCAGAAAAAGAAATAA